A DNA window from Sporosarcina sp. ANT_H38 contains the following coding sequences:
- the carB gene encoding carbamoyl-phosphate synthase large subunit, whose protein sequence is MPKRTDIETILVIGSGPIVIGQAAEFDYAGTQACLSLKEEGYRVVLINSNPATIMTDTEIADKVYIEPLTLEFVSRIIRKERPDALLPTLGGQTGLNMAIELHESGILDELGIEILGTKLHAIHQAEDRDLFRTLMNDLGEPVPDSDIIHNLEEAYTFVKRIGYPVIVRPAFTMGGTGGGICYNDKDLDEIVTGGLKYSPVTQCLLEKSIAGYKEIEYEVIRDSADNAIIVCNMENVDAVGIHTGDSIVAAPCQTMTDRENQMLRNVSLKIVRALKIEGGCNVQLALDPHSFNYYIIEVNPRVSRSSALASKATGYPIAKIAAKIAVGLTLDEMMNPVTGTTYACFEPSIDYIVTKIPRWPFDKFESAKRNLGTQMKATGEVMAIGRTFEESILKAVRSLETGQFGLSLKNGSEMTDEWIEKRIRRAGDERLFFIGEAFRRGVTVETINEWSQIDVFFLRKLQKIVQFELVLKENSFDFETLRTAKRMGFSDVTVAELWSTDERAVYDWRKEHDLIPVYKKVDTCAGEFESDTPYFYGTYEEENESIKSDKKSVVVLGSGPIRIGQGVEFDYATVHSVWAIQEAGYEAIIINNNPETVSTDFSISDKLYFEPLTIEDVMHIVDLEQPEGVIVQFGGQTAINLAAGLEARGVKILGTSLEDIDRAENRNKFESALREIGIPQPLGKTAVSVPEAVAIANEIGYPVLVRPSYVLGGRAMEIVYHEEELLYYMENAVEASPDHPVLVDRYLTGTEIEVDGICDGENVLIPGIMEHIERAGVHSGDSIAVFPPQNLSASQLETIADYTTRLAKGLGIIGLLNIQFVISEGQVYVIEVNPRSSRTVPFLSKITNIPMANIATKAILGQSIIEQGYKNGLVQAPAGVYVKVPVFSFAKLRRVDITLGPEMKSTGEVMGKDTTLEKALYKGLVAAGMEIKEYGSVIMTVSDKDKEEMVSIAKRFTDIGYHILATGGTAAVLENAGIRVKTIGKIGSEGQTLLDVIQKGEAQIVINTLTKGKQPERDGFRIRRESVENGIPCFTSLDTADAMLRVIESMTFQTEEMGKVEETV, encoded by the coding sequence ATGCCTAAACGTACAGATATTGAAACTATATTAGTTATCGGGTCAGGCCCGATTGTCATTGGTCAGGCGGCTGAGTTCGACTATGCCGGAACACAAGCATGTCTTTCACTGAAAGAAGAAGGCTATCGCGTCGTTCTTATCAACTCCAATCCAGCAACCATCATGACGGATACGGAAATTGCAGACAAAGTATACATTGAACCACTTACACTTGAATTTGTTAGCCGTATTATCCGAAAAGAGCGTCCGGATGCACTTCTTCCTACGTTGGGTGGCCAAACGGGGCTAAACATGGCGATTGAACTGCACGAGTCAGGTATTTTGGACGAACTTGGCATTGAAATTCTTGGGACAAAGCTCCATGCAATTCACCAAGCGGAAGACCGTGATCTGTTCCGTACGCTGATGAATGATCTAGGTGAACCTGTTCCAGATAGTGATATTATCCACAACCTTGAAGAGGCCTATACATTCGTCAAACGCATCGGTTACCCAGTCATCGTTCGTCCTGCATTTACAATGGGCGGAACTGGCGGAGGAATCTGCTATAACGATAAAGATCTTGATGAAATCGTCACTGGCGGTTTGAAGTACAGTCCTGTTACGCAATGTCTATTAGAAAAGTCAATCGCAGGCTACAAGGAAATTGAATATGAAGTGATCCGAGATTCAGCGGACAATGCAATTATCGTTTGTAATATGGAAAACGTCGATGCTGTTGGAATCCATACGGGTGATTCAATCGTCGCGGCTCCATGTCAAACGATGACAGACCGAGAAAACCAGATGCTTCGAAACGTGTCATTGAAAATTGTTCGTGCACTGAAAATCGAAGGCGGATGTAATGTCCAACTTGCGCTCGATCCACACAGCTTTAACTATTACATTATTGAAGTGAATCCACGTGTTAGCCGGTCATCTGCACTTGCGTCGAAAGCGACGGGATATCCAATCGCAAAAATCGCTGCGAAAATAGCAGTCGGACTTACGCTCGATGAAATGATGAACCCGGTCACAGGTACGACATACGCTTGCTTCGAACCATCAATTGATTACATCGTGACAAAAATCCCACGCTGGCCGTTTGATAAATTCGAATCTGCCAAACGAAACCTGGGTACACAAATGAAAGCAACAGGCGAAGTAATGGCAATCGGTCGTACCTTCGAAGAATCCATATTGAAAGCTGTACGCTCACTCGAAACAGGTCAATTTGGTTTATCGTTGAAGAACGGTTCGGAAATGACGGACGAATGGATTGAAAAACGTATCCGTCGTGCAGGTGACGAGCGCTTGTTCTTCATAGGTGAAGCATTCCGCAGAGGTGTGACAGTTGAAACGATTAACGAGTGGAGTCAAATCGACGTCTTTTTCTTACGTAAACTACAAAAGATCGTTCAATTTGAACTTGTATTAAAAGAGAATTCGTTTGACTTTGAGACCTTGCGCACTGCGAAACGCATGGGCTTCTCAGACGTCACGGTTGCAGAACTGTGGAGCACAGATGAGCGAGCGGTTTATGACTGGCGAAAAGAACACGACCTTATTCCTGTCTATAAAAAAGTGGATACTTGTGCCGGCGAATTTGAATCGGATACACCATACTTTTACGGAACGTACGAAGAGGAAAATGAGTCCATCAAATCAGATAAGAAAAGTGTCGTCGTTCTAGGTTCTGGCCCGATTCGAATCGGTCAAGGCGTTGAGTTCGACTACGCGACAGTACACTCTGTATGGGCAATCCAAGAAGCAGGATACGAAGCTATCATCATCAATAACAACCCTGAAACGGTGTCAACAGACTTCTCGATTTCAGACAAACTATATTTTGAACCGCTAACAATTGAAGATGTTATGCATATCGTAGACCTTGAACAGCCTGAAGGTGTAATCGTTCAATTCGGTGGACAAACGGCTATTAACTTAGCAGCTGGCCTTGAAGCACGCGGTGTCAAAATTTTAGGAACGTCTCTAGAAGATATTGACCGTGCGGAGAACCGTAATAAGTTCGAAAGTGCATTACGTGAAATTGGTATTCCACAGCCTCTTGGAAAAACAGCTGTTTCAGTACCAGAAGCTGTTGCGATTGCGAATGAAATCGGCTATCCTGTACTCGTTAGACCATCTTATGTACTTGGTGGACGTGCGATGGAAATTGTTTACCATGAAGAAGAACTGCTTTATTACATGGAGAATGCTGTTGAAGCGAGTCCAGATCATCCGGTACTTGTCGATCGCTACTTGACAGGAACTGAAATCGAAGTCGATGGTATATGCGATGGAGAAAACGTATTGATTCCAGGTATTATGGAACATATTGAACGTGCAGGTGTTCACTCAGGTGACTCAATTGCTGTGTTCCCACCGCAAAACTTATCAGCTTCACAACTGGAAACAATTGCTGATTACACAACACGTCTTGCAAAAGGACTTGGAATAATAGGCCTTCTCAATATCCAGTTCGTCATCTCGGAAGGGCAAGTCTACGTCATCGAAGTGAATCCGCGTTCGAGCCGAACGGTTCCGTTCTTGAGTAAAATCACAAACATTCCGATGGCGAACATTGCGACAAAAGCAATTCTTGGCCAATCAATTATCGAACAAGGTTACAAAAATGGACTAGTTCAGGCACCGGCTGGCGTCTACGTTAAAGTACCGGTGTTTTCATTCGCCAAATTGCGTCGAGTAGATATTACGCTTGGACCTGAAATGAAATCAACCGGAGAAGTTATGGGTAAAGATACTACGCTCGAAAAAGCCTTGTACAAAGGTCTTGTTGCAGCGGGTATGGAAATAAAAGAATACGGCTCTGTGATAATGACAGTTTCTGACAAAGATAAAGAAGAGATGGTTAGCATTGCTAAGCGCTTTACGGATATTGGTTACCACATTTTAGCTACGGGCGGTACTGCTGCAGTGTTAGAGAACGCTGGCATCCGAGTGAAAACAATTGGTAAAATCGGTTCTGAAGGGCAGACGCTTTTGGATGTTATTCAAAAAGGAGAAGCACAAATTGTCATTAATACGCTGACAAAAGGAAAACAGCCAGAACGTGACGGCTTTAGAATTCGCCGTGAATCAGTGGAAAACGGCATTCCTTGCTTCACTTCACTTGATACGGCAGATGCAATGTTGCGCGTAATTGAATCGATGACATTCCAAACTGAGGAAATGGGGAAAGTGGAGGAGACTGTATGA
- a CDS encoding dihydroorotate dehydrogenase, which translates to MNRLSIELPGLSLKNPIMPASGCFGFGKEYGQLYDLSLLGAIMIKATTLETRLGNPTPRVAETASGMLNAIGLQNPGLKGVLEGELPWLEQFDVPIIANVAGTETADYVEVAKAVSQAPNVKALELNISCPNVKAGGITFGTVPEIAKELTRAVKEVSSVPVYVKLSPNVTNIVEIAQAVEAGGADGITMINTLIGMRLDQKTGRPVIANGTGGLSGPAVKPVAIRMVYEVSKAVNIPIIGMGGVTETADIIDFMSAGASAVAVGTANFVNPFICPQIIEQLPAKLDELGINHISELIGRSHRL; encoded by the coding sequence ATGAATAGATTATCAATTGAATTACCAGGTTTATCATTAAAAAATCCAATAATGCCTGCGTCCGGTTGTTTTGGATTCGGTAAAGAATATGGCCAACTATATGATTTGTCACTGCTTGGGGCAATAATGATCAAAGCCACAACACTTGAAACAAGGTTGGGCAATCCGACACCGCGTGTTGCAGAAACGGCATCTGGTATGTTAAATGCAATCGGACTGCAAAATCCGGGTCTAAAAGGCGTGTTGGAAGGCGAGTTGCCTTGGCTTGAGCAGTTTGATGTGCCAATCATTGCAAATGTAGCGGGTACTGAAACAGCTGACTACGTGGAAGTGGCGAAAGCTGTATCTCAAGCACCAAATGTCAAAGCGCTTGAGCTCAATATTTCCTGTCCGAACGTCAAAGCAGGAGGTATCACTTTTGGAACAGTTCCTGAAATTGCCAAGGAGCTGACAAGAGCTGTAAAAGAAGTGTCTTCAGTGCCGGTTTATGTCAAACTATCTCCAAACGTCACTAATATCGTGGAAATTGCACAGGCGGTTGAAGCGGGCGGAGCGGATGGCATTACGATGATTAACACATTGATTGGGATGCGACTTGACCAGAAAACAGGTCGACCTGTTATTGCGAACGGCACAGGCGGTTTGTCTGGCCCTGCTGTTAAACCAGTTGCGATTCGGATGGTCTATGAAGTAAGTAAGGCTGTCAATATTCCGATTATTGGAATGGGTGGTGTGACTGAAACGGCTGATATTATCGACTTTATGTCTGCGGGTGCAAGTGCCGTCGCGGTAGGAACAGCAAACTTCGTCAATCCATTTATTTGTCCGCAGATCATTGAACAATTGCCAGCTAAGTTGGACGAGCTTGGCATCAATCATATTTCTGAACTGATAGGAAGGAGTCATCGACTATGA
- the pyrR gene encoding bifunctional pyr operon transcriptional regulator/uracil phosphoribosyltransferase PyrR, whose product MTEKANILDEQAIGRAVTRIAHEIIERNKGIDECILVGIKTRGAFLAKRLAEKIELIEGKPIKAGELDITLYRDDLMLKHGNKEPLVQQVDIEHDVTAMKVILVDDVLYTGRTVRAAMDAVMDLGRPGSIQLAVLVDRGHRELPIRPDFVGKNIPTSSDEQVVVSVAETDGKDSVSIHTK is encoded by the coding sequence ATGACCGAAAAAGCAAATATTCTAGATGAACAGGCAATCGGCAGGGCAGTTACACGAATTGCTCACGAAATTATTGAACGTAACAAAGGGATTGACGAATGCATTCTGGTTGGCATTAAAACACGCGGGGCTTTTCTAGCGAAAAGGTTAGCTGAAAAGATTGAACTTATCGAAGGGAAACCGATTAAAGCCGGTGAACTTGATATTACATTGTATCGGGATGATCTTATGCTGAAACATGGTAATAAAGAACCGCTCGTCCAGCAAGTGGACATCGAGCATGACGTGACAGCTATGAAAGTGATTCTAGTAGACGACGTCCTCTATACAGGCAGAACGGTTCGGGCAGCGATGGATGCAGTAATGGATCTTGGAAGACCAGGATCAATCCAACTTGCAGTACTTGTTGACCGAGGCCATCGGGAATTACCGATTCGACCTGATTTCGTCGGGAAAAACATCCCGACGTCAAGTGACGAACAGGTTGTCGTGAGCGTAGCAGAAACAGATGGTAAAGATAGCGTGTCGATTCATACTAAATAA
- the pyrF gene encoding orotidine-5'-phosphate decarboxylase, with the protein MKTSPIIALDFDSAEKTFEFLRAFDGDVNVKVGMQLYYKEGPAVVARLKEQGYDVFLDLKLHDIPNTVKSAMEVLAGFGVDLVNVHAAGGKTMMEAALEGLDKGTPSGMSRPSLIAVTQLTSTDERQVREEQLIGVALQESVLHYAKLTKEAGLDGVVCSVHEATAITDVCGKPFFKVTPGIRLADGGAHDQKRIATPEEARLAGSTHIVVGRAITGATDPRAAYEHIQALWKGTE; encoded by the coding sequence ATGAAAACATCTCCGATTATAGCGCTCGATTTTGATTCGGCTGAAAAGACATTCGAATTCCTACGTGCTTTTGACGGAGACGTCAATGTCAAAGTGGGCATGCAACTTTATTATAAAGAAGGGCCTGCTGTTGTGGCTCGGTTGAAAGAGCAAGGTTATGATGTGTTCCTTGATTTAAAATTACATGATATTCCAAACACGGTTAAATCAGCGATGGAAGTGCTTGCGGGATTCGGTGTTGACCTTGTGAATGTACATGCAGCTGGCGGTAAGACAATGATGGAGGCAGCTCTTGAAGGATTGGATAAAGGGACGCCATCCGGAATGTCACGTCCATCACTAATCGCTGTTACACAACTGACTTCTACAGACGAGCGTCAAGTTCGTGAAGAGCAGTTGATAGGCGTTGCATTACAAGAATCTGTCCTTCATTATGCTAAGCTGACGAAAGAAGCAGGTCTTGATGGTGTGGTTTGTTCTGTCCATGAAGCGACAGCGATCACAGATGTTTGCGGAAAACCCTTTTTCAAAGTGACTCCAGGCATTCGCCTTGCAGATGGTGGAGCACATGATCAGAAGCGGATAGCGACACCTGAAGAAGCGCGTCTTGCAGGATCGACGCATATCGTAGTCGGACGAGCAATTACGGGGGCAACGGACCCTCGAGCAGCATACGAACACATACAAGCACTTTGGAAGGGGACGGAATAA
- a CDS encoding carbamoyl phosphate synthase small subunit: MKKRMLILEDGTIFEGIAFGSDEASIGQTVFTTGMTGYQETISNPSGAGQIIVMTYPLIGNYGINRDDYESIELSASGLVVRELADEPSNFRSDMTLCELLTMKGIPGIQGIDTRKLTRLLRDKGSLKGILTAVGEEVNVQEMVEHVASYELPTDLVARVSTQKPYPSPGRGERIILIDYGMKHGILRELNDRDCDVIVVPYNTSTKEILSLSPDGIVLSNGPGNPMDVEGTVETIKELLGKAPIFGIGLGHQLFALACGARTVKLKNSHMGGNHPVKDLTTGRTELTSQCHGYAIEEESLAGTNLEVTHRALNDGSVEGVKSTKYEAFSVQFHPEASPGPEDSKHLFDRFMDVMKTSNRKGNFNA; encoded by the coding sequence ATGAAAAAAAGAATGTTGATTTTAGAAGACGGTACAATTTTTGAAGGAATCGCTTTTGGTTCTGATGAAGCCTCAATCGGTCAAACTGTATTTACAACAGGTATGACAGGCTATCAAGAGACAATTTCAAATCCTTCGGGCGCTGGACAAATCATTGTGATGACTTACCCGCTTATCGGCAACTACGGAATTAACCGAGACGATTATGAATCGATTGAATTGTCGGCGAGCGGCTTAGTCGTTCGTGAACTGGCAGACGAACCATCCAACTTCCGTAGTGATATGACACTTTGCGAACTGTTGACGATGAAAGGTATTCCTGGAATCCAGGGAATCGATACACGTAAATTAACACGGCTGCTGCGAGACAAAGGGTCACTAAAAGGTATTCTGACAGCTGTAGGAGAAGAAGTAAATGTGCAAGAAATGGTTGAGCATGTCGCTTCTTACGAATTGCCGACAGATCTTGTTGCACGCGTTTCGACACAAAAACCTTATCCTAGCCCAGGTCGCGGCGAGCGTATTATTCTCATCGACTATGGTATGAAACATGGTATTTTACGAGAGTTAAATGACAGAGATTGCGACGTCATCGTCGTTCCATATAATACATCGACGAAAGAAATTCTTTCTTTATCACCAGATGGCATTGTGTTGTCAAATGGTCCTGGTAATCCGATGGATGTTGAAGGTACAGTTGAAACTATCAAAGAATTACTAGGGAAAGCCCCGATCTTCGGGATAGGTCTTGGTCATCAGTTGTTTGCTCTAGCTTGCGGAGCACGTACTGTGAAGTTGAAAAACAGCCATATGGGTGGCAATCACCCCGTTAAAGATTTGACTACAGGACGGACGGAATTGACTTCCCAATGCCATGGTTACGCAATAGAGGAAGAATCACTTGCAGGTACGAATCTTGAAGTGACACATAGAGCACTTAATGATGGATCAGTTGAAGGTGTGAAAAGCACGAAATACGAAGCGTTTTCCGTGCAGTTCCATCCTGAAGCATCACCAGGACCTGAAGATTCGAAGCACCTGTTTGACAGATTCATGGATGTAATGAAAACAAGCAACCGAAAGGGGAATTTCAATGCCTAA
- a CDS encoding dihydroorotase, which translates to MQKLIQGVQMLNGDGVLVTTDVKVTGDKITEIGHQLTVENAEIIEGNGLLLAPGFIDVHVHLREPGGEHKETIESGTLAAAKGGYTTICAMPNTRPVPDTKENLTLVNDLIAQKSLIRVLPYASITIREAGKERTNLAELKEHGAFAFTDDGVGIQQAGMMYEAMQDAAEIGMPIVAHCEDNSLIYGGAMHEGKRNKELGLPGIPSIAESVHIARDILLAEAAGAHYHVCHVSTKESVRVIRDAKKAGIHVTAEVSPHHLLLSEDDIPGDDADWKMNPPLRGTEDLAALREGLLDGTLDFIATDHAPHTAEEKAAGFAKAPFGITGFETAFPLLYTNFVKKGTWTLQQLIDWMTKKPADVFGLPYGKIEVGATADLVLLDLNKEAKIDRTTFVSNGKNTPFDGWTCTGWPVKTIYGGKVVWEVGE; encoded by the coding sequence ATGCAGAAACTTATTCAAGGGGTTCAGATGCTTAACGGCGATGGGGTACTTGTCACAACAGATGTAAAAGTAACGGGTGATAAAATCACAGAAATCGGTCATCAGCTAACAGTTGAAAACGCAGAAATAATCGAGGGCAACGGACTTTTACTAGCACCAGGTTTCATCGATGTCCACGTGCATCTCCGTGAACCGGGCGGGGAGCATAAAGAGACAATCGAAAGTGGAACACTTGCAGCAGCGAAAGGCGGCTACACGACTATCTGCGCAATGCCAAATACACGCCCTGTGCCGGATACAAAAGAAAATCTGACACTCGTTAATGATTTAATCGCACAGAAGTCCCTAATCCGTGTCCTTCCATACGCTTCTATTACGATTCGGGAAGCAGGTAAAGAACGGACGAATCTTGCGGAACTGAAAGAACACGGAGCCTTCGCATTCACAGACGATGGTGTTGGTATACAACAGGCAGGAATGATGTACGAAGCGATGCAGGACGCAGCTGAAATAGGTATGCCGATTGTTGCACATTGTGAAGATAATTCGCTTATCTACGGTGGCGCAATGCACGAAGGCAAACGTAATAAAGAACTCGGTCTTCCTGGCATTCCTTCTATTGCAGAATCGGTTCATATCGCACGTGATATTTTACTAGCAGAAGCAGCTGGTGCTCATTACCATGTCTGTCATGTCAGTACAAAAGAGTCGGTCCGGGTTATCCGCGATGCGAAAAAAGCAGGTATTCATGTAACTGCAGAAGTGAGCCCGCATCACCTTCTTCTATCAGAAGATGACATTCCTGGCGATGACGCAGATTGGAAAATGAATCCGCCGCTTCGTGGGACAGAAGATCTTGCAGCATTGCGCGAAGGATTGCTTGACGGCACGCTTGATTTCATCGCAACAGATCATGCACCACATACTGCAGAAGAAAAAGCAGCAGGTTTTGCAAAAGCACCGTTCGGAATTACTGGTTTTGAAACAGCATTCCCACTTCTGTATACAAACTTCGTTAAAAAAGGAACTTGGACATTGCAGCAGCTTATTGATTGGATGACAAAAAAACCTGCTGATGTATTCGGTTTACCATACGGGAAAATCGAAGTTGGCGCCACTGCAGATTTGGTATTACTCGATTTGAACAAAGAAGCAAAAATAGATCGCACGACATTTGTTTCAAATGGTAAGAACACGCCGTTTGACGGTTGGACTTGTACAGGATGGCCGGTTAAAACAATTTATGGTGGAAAAGTAGTCTGGGAGGTTGGAGAATGA
- a CDS encoding uracil-xanthine permease family protein — MVEKVLDVHEKPAPSRWIILSLQHMFAMFGSTILVPQLVGLSPAIALLTSGIATIVFILVTRFQVPAYLGSSFAFIIPIQVATQTGGIGSAMIGSMFVALVYGIISLLIWKTGYNWIMKVLPPIVVAPVIIVIGLALSPTAISMASTIQVGDEKVYNLLHFSAALVTLAAAIVCIMFFKGIISLMPILVGIIVGYIYSAFIGILDFTAVVKAKWFEFPELLLPGVDYEFIITPTLLVLMVPIAIVTISEHIGHQLVLGRIVGRDYIKNPGLNRSLLGDGLGTLISGLVGGPPKTTYGENIGVLALTRVYSVYVILGAAIFAMAFSFLGKAMALIATIPTAVLGGVSILLFGIIASSGLRMLVDHKVDFGNQRNLVIASVILVIGIGGASIKFSDTFQIEGMALAAIVGVVLNFVLPGRTNESLVDEKE; from the coding sequence ATGGTTGAAAAAGTATTAGACGTACATGAAAAACCGGCACCATCTAGATGGATTATCCTTAGCTTGCAACATATGTTTGCCATGTTCGGGTCAACAATATTAGTACCTCAACTCGTCGGATTAAGTCCAGCAATTGCCCTACTGACAAGCGGTATTGCAACCATCGTCTTTATCCTTGTTACACGATTCCAAGTGCCGGCGTACTTAGGCTCTTCTTTCGCCTTCATCATTCCGATACAAGTTGCGACTCAGACAGGCGGGATTGGAAGTGCAATGATCGGCAGTATGTTTGTCGCTCTAGTCTACGGAATCATTTCATTACTCATTTGGAAAACGGGCTATAACTGGATCATGAAAGTATTGCCGCCGATTGTTGTGGCACCTGTCATTATCGTAATCGGACTGGCACTTTCACCAACTGCAATTAGCATGGCAAGTACAATTCAAGTCGGAGATGAAAAGGTGTACAATCTGCTTCACTTCTCGGCAGCACTTGTCACATTGGCCGCAGCAATCGTCTGTATCATGTTCTTCAAAGGAATCATCAGCCTGATGCCAATACTTGTCGGCATCATCGTTGGTTATATATACTCGGCTTTCATTGGGATATTGGATTTCACAGCGGTTGTGAAGGCGAAATGGTTTGAATTTCCTGAATTGCTTTTGCCAGGTGTAGATTATGAATTCATTATTACACCTACGCTCCTTGTTCTTATGGTACCAATAGCTATTGTCACTATATCGGAGCACATCGGCCATCAGCTAGTCCTTGGTCGAATCGTAGGAAGAGATTACATAAAAAATCCAGGATTGAACCGCTCGTTACTTGGTGATGGACTTGGAACCCTCATAAGTGGACTTGTAGGAGGTCCGCCTAAAACGACATATGGCGAAAATATCGGTGTCCTTGCACTTACTCGCGTCTACAGTGTATATGTAATATTAGGAGCTGCAATTTTCGCCATGGCCTTCTCGTTCTTAGGGAAAGCAATGGCATTGATTGCAACGATTCCGACGGCAGTGCTCGGTGGGGTTTCGATTCTCCTTTTCGGAATTATCGCCTCGTCAGGGCTACGCATGCTTGTCGATCACAAAGTCGATTTTGGCAACCAACGCAATTTGGTCATCGCTTCAGTCATTCTAGTAATCGGCATAGGCGGTGCGAGCATCAAATTTAGCGATACATTCCAGATTGAAGGAATGGCGCTAGCTGCAATTGTTGGAGTAGTACTCAACTTTGTACTGCCTGGCAGAACAAACGAAAGTTTAGTTGATGAAAAAGAATAG
- a CDS encoding aspartate carbamoyltransferase catalytic subunit, whose product MQHLVSMKHLNEEEIMSILDRAETFKKSGTRELPGKYSVSNLFFEPSTRTKMSFEMAQRKLGLDVLPFESSFSSTLKGETLYDTVKTLESIGVDALVIRHPQDGYYEQLIGRTSVSIINGGDGSGQHPTQSLLDLFTIREEFGSFKGLNILIAGDITHSRVARSNADALTTLGANVTFLCPAEWAGEFESVDSWDEVIKDSDVVMLLRVQHERHEKELTFAGESYHERYGLTEAREQLMKEQAIIMHPAPFNRGVEIADKLIECRKSRIFKQMENGVYIRMAVLESVLKGRN is encoded by the coding sequence ATGCAACATCTTGTATCGATGAAACACTTAAACGAAGAAGAAATCATGTCAATTCTTGACCGAGCCGAAACGTTTAAAAAGTCGGGAACCCGAGAATTGCCCGGGAAATATAGTGTCAGTAACTTATTCTTTGAACCGAGTACACGTACAAAAATGAGCTTCGAAATGGCACAGCGGAAACTAGGACTTGATGTATTGCCATTTGAATCCAGCTTCTCCAGTACATTAAAAGGAGAGACACTTTATGATACTGTAAAGACGCTCGAATCAATTGGCGTAGATGCACTCGTTATCCGCCATCCACAAGATGGTTACTATGAGCAGTTGATTGGTAGAACGTCAGTTTCCATCATTAATGGAGGAGACGGTTCAGGTCAGCATCCGACGCAGTCACTGCTAGATTTGTTCACGATAAGAGAAGAGTTTGGTTCATTTAAAGGATTGAACATACTTATTGCAGGTGATATTACACATAGCCGTGTAGCGCGATCTAATGCAGATGCCCTAACGACACTTGGTGCAAACGTGACATTCCTTTGCCCGGCTGAATGGGCAGGTGAATTCGAAAGTGTGGATTCGTGGGATGAAGTGATAAAAGATAGTGATGTAGTTATGCTGCTAAGAGTTCAACATGAAAGACATGAGAAAGAATTAACGTTTGCAGGCGAAAGTTATCATGAAAGATACGGCCTGACAGAAGCCCGTGAGCAGCTTATGAAGGAGCAAGCAATCATCATGCATCCCGCACCATTCAACCGCGGTGTTGAAATTGCAGATAAGTTAATAGAATGTCGAAAATCACGGATTTTCAAACAAATGGAAAATGGTGTATACATACGGATGGCCGTATTGGAATCAGTATTGAAAGGGAGGAATTGA
- a CDS encoding dihydroorotate dehydrogenase electron transfer subunit, with amino-acid sequence MIIQDRMTVTSQQQIAHNIFEMKLNGKLVGEISSPGQFVHIRVSDSFEPLLRRPISIASIDQDAGEMTIIYRAEGLGTTILSQKRAGDEVDVLGPLGNGFPVEETATGETAILIGGGIGVPPLYELSKQLTAKGVKCTHVLGSQSKDVVFYEEEFSKLGETHIVTVDGSQGTAGFVTTVMAELGDEFSTYYSCGPMPMLEAIEKMYAGKKGFLSFEQRMGCGIGACFACVCQTTEGSEKAYIKVCSDGPVFPAGVVAI; translated from the coding sequence ATGATCATCCAAGATCGAATGACAGTTACTTCACAACAGCAAATTGCTCACAATATTTTCGAAATGAAGTTAAACGGTAAATTGGTCGGGGAAATTTCTTCCCCAGGCCAGTTTGTTCACATTCGTGTGTCAGACTCGTTTGAACCACTACTAAGACGTCCAATTTCAATAGCTTCCATTGATCAAGACGCTGGCGAAATGACTATTATTTATCGCGCAGAAGGTCTGGGAACGACAATTCTTTCACAGAAACGTGCTGGTGATGAAGTTGATGTGCTTGGTCCGCTCGGTAATGGTTTCCCAGTTGAAGAAACGGCAACGGGAGAAACGGCAATCTTAATTGGCGGAGGAATAGGTGTACCACCGTTGTATGAGCTGTCGAAGCAATTGACGGCGAAGGGCGTGAAATGCACGCATGTTTTAGGGTCCCAATCAAAGGATGTTGTGTTTTACGAAGAAGAGTTCAGTAAACTCGGCGAAACCCATATCGTAACGGTCGATGGGTCGCAAGGAACAGCAGGTTTCGTGACTACAGTTATGGCGGAACTTGGTGATGAATTCTCAACATATTACAGCTGTGGTCCTATGCCGATGCTTGAAGCGATTGAAAAAATGTATGCTGGGAAAAAAGGCTTTCTGTCATTCGAACAAAGAATGGGCTGCGGAATCGGTGCTTGTTTTGCGTGTGTTTGTCAAACAACGGAAGGATCGGAAAAAGCGTATATTAAAGTATGTTCAGATGGTCCAGTATTCCCGGCAGGGGTGGTGGCAATATGA